CGTTCGCCACCGACCTGGGGTCGAGGTTCAGGAAGGTCACCGTGGTCACGCTCTCCGAGTTCGGTCGGAGGGTGGCCGAGAACGGTTCCGGCGGAGTGGATCACGGCCACGGCAACGCGGTGCTGCTGATGGGCGGGGGAGTCGTCGGAGGAAAGGTGCACGGTCGCTGGCCCGGCCTTTCCGACGCGGATCTGGTGGACGGCGACCTGGCCGGCACCACCGACTACCGCCAGATCCTCGGCGAGATCCTGCAGAAACGCTGCGGAGCCGGATCCCTTGCCCAGATCTTCCCGGGCCTGAGCGGATCCCCGTTAGGAATAGCCATAGCCCCCTGAAGCCCCCGCCAAACCTTCTCCGTGATCATGCAAAACCTCCCCGGAGTTCTAGAACTCTCATGTCGACAGTTCTAGAACGCCGGGGAGTGGGGGCACCTCCCGGCCGAAGGCTGGGGGATTTGCATGATCACGACGGGGTTTGGGGGAGGATGGGCTCGTGGTGGTGAGACGGCGCAAGATTGATGTCGAGGTGGGGCGGGGCGACCTGCAGGCCTGGGTGGCCGATCCGACCGGTGTTCCCCGGCCGACCCTGGCCAGTGCGGTGCGTTTCACGCTGGAGGAGATCGCCGCCCGGGCGCCCGGGCCGACCACCGAGGTGCGCGTGCCGCCGTTCGGGGCGGTGCAGTGCATGGACGGGCCGCGGCACACCCGGGGCACGCCGCCGAATGTTGTGGAGACCGACCCGCAGACCTGGCTGGAACTCGTCACCGGACATCTGACCTGGGCCGAGGCGGCTCATCGGGGCCGGGTGAGGGCCAGCGGCAGCCGGGCCGATCTGTCCTCACTGCTACCGCTGGGCGGTCTCGTCGCCGGGGGTGCGCAATAGTCGGTACCGTCGTGTCCGTGGCTGAGAGCAAGGAACTGTCGGAGAGCGCTGCCGAAGGTCAGGAGCCGGTGAGGCCGGCCGATGACCTGGTGGTCGGTGCGCCTGCCGGGCCCGAATCGCCTGCCGGGCCGGAATCGCCTGCCGGGCCGGAATCGCCCGCTGATCCGGAATCGCCGGCTGCGCCCACTTCGTACCGGTTGCGGCGGGCTCCGCGATACCGCG
The Kineosporia sp. NBRC 101731 genome window above contains:
- a CDS encoding sterol carrier family protein encodes the protein MVVRRRKIDVEVGRGDLQAWVADPTGVPRPTLASAVRFTLEEIAARAPGPTTEVRVPPFGAVQCMDGPRHTRGTPPNVVETDPQTWLELVTGHLTWAEAAHRGRVRASGSRADLSSLLPLGGLVAGGAQ